GTCAGTCAGCAGAGCTCAAACAGATGCCATCTAATGATTCATTCAATATATATGGAGTGTGAAGTTTTTCAGTTCAtgatgattataaacatgatgcagaagcatttgtaaaatatttgttaCAATTTTTTGACCATTtacctaaaattatttatattctaaGGTGATTTATTtgctgaaatatttttaaaagaaaaacttaaaaatattgaacttaaatgaacttaaaatatttgtatattgttttaaaaCGAAGAAAGGAAACACAAAGCAACTTTACTAGGTTTCAGTCCTGTGGTCTAAACACATTTGGCATGTTTGCAACACAGTGTCTGTTACAACATCAAAAATGCAATATCAGTGAAGTTTCTTATATTAAATACTTCTTGAAGGATCACAGCTGATAAGCAATACGATTATCATTATCattgttattgtaattattgtttttatttcttaatttttacaaatgcattttattcttCTTTCTTGAGTTGTGTATACCTTATTGcgtttgtacatttcttttatGGACTGCATGACCTCCTCTGTCTTTAGAGTGTATATTATGGGATTTAACATAGATGGTATTACCTGTCTCAAAGAGTTGTTAATTATTCGGGTGTTTGGATCAATAGATGTTGTTAAGGCTGCAATATTATTGCTTATAAGTGGTAGATAACCGATTGCCACCAACATGAGATGTGAGGTGCAGGTTTTCATGGCCTTGATCCGGTCAGCACCGTGAGCAATCTTAAGCAGAGCCAGAGCAATGCAGAAATATGAAATGATGATCAGTATAAGTGGTGTGCACATGAGGAGACCAAAGCTAATTTTTCCCATCAAAATATTTATAGAATTATCATTACAAGCTAGTTTATAGATAAGGCCTTGATCACAAAAATGACTATCAATCACATTAGATCTACAAAACGAGAGTCTATTCACCAAACCTACAAGTACAGAAAAAAAGGTAACAGAAAAACTCCAAATCACCCCTATGATCAGAAACATGGCTGGTTTGGTTACAATGGCATGATAGCGGAGAGGAAAACAAATAGCAACCAGTCTGTCATAAGCCAAAACAAGTAGTGTCAAAGACTGCAGATTCATGAAGTGATATACAAAAAACATATTTGCCAAACATGCATCATATGAAACAACCTGATGctcaaataaaaatgtgtcaaTGACTTTTGGAATCAAAGCTGAGCTTCCACACAGATCAGAAAAGGCCAAATGGAAAACAGCAATGTATTTGGCTGTGTGAAGTCTGCGGGCCAAATACATGATACACATGATAAATGAATTCCCTAAAACAGTCACAACATACACTAAAGACAAGAACATATAGTAGTATTTCACATGTGGAACATTAGAAAAGCCTTTTATAAAGAATGTTGCAGGACGAACAAAGGTCACATTTGCAGAGGAGTTTGACTGCATGGAGCTCATGATAACGGCTGTCTGGCTTTTGTTTCACCTGCGATGAAGAACTGTTATAGAAATACACTCAGAATATTAAAGTAATCATTTAATTTCTAGTAACAATGCTTTATAGACAAAATGCTTagaatttatttgatataataattttgaacaaataataaaatttgtcattgctgtaaaataagagagaaacaatATTTATACTTTACCTTCTCCAAAGCTGCCAGAATGACATTACTATACCAGCCATCAGACAGATTTATAATAGATCATGGCTTGGGCTTGGGACTTTAGTTGATGGAGCAACACTTCTTCTCCCCATAGACTTGTAAAAGGGGCATGCATATGAAAATGTAGCAAAATCTCAGCAattatataatagaatagaacaggATAGACTGAGAGGTCTTTCCAGTCATGAGATATTCTACCAGTACTGCCACTGGAACCATTTCACTGTTTGTATAACATCTTTGAATGTATAACAGGATTATAATGGGATTATAGTATCAGAAATCTGTTGTGATCATTGTACTGAATGCTGTGTATATTATGTTCTTGGTTTGAGTAATTGTTTGTCATAGCATTTCACTatattcatttagttaaacaaaCAAGGCCTAATATAATCAGTTGTTTCACTTAAGCACAACCCTGCATAGACGCAGGAACATATTTTATCTGGGTGGTGCGGCTTGATGTTGCAGGGTGGGCCTGCTcgcataaaaaaatactatagtaatttatagtatagtacagtatcctgtctataatatatactgtataataccctttactatagtatggttaaaaaacattaaaggaatttactataaattactatagtatttttgtggTTGATTTTAAGCATAATCCAAATATTAAACTGCCCAAACGTGGCATGGTAAAAAGGCTTTGTAaataggggtgtccatggttaaccggttaaccgattaaccgttaaaaattgtgtaaccgagtgaaacattttgctcggttaagtgacgtcaatggcgtgcattgaatttagttgtaatacatttttgcaccaccagagaccgccagagcgctcccagacatttgtaatgtccacaagaagaagtcatttttctaatatgaagcgggctaatacgagtgacggggcaaaatgcaagtattgcaatacagcgcttagatatacttcaagtacaacctcgttgttgtaatctcaacagccaacacccgggcatcattaggccggtcaggacacactgaatgcgtggcgaaagcatctcagctgcgtggcgtgtctgtttttaattcggttcccatgttaacaggttagagcttgccgactgcctgcgtgacacgcggctcaggcgcggctcgacgcgtgcatgctagaaatagaaccgacgccttgttggaagcgtttccaggcaaagtataataggaaaatatgtttatatgtaatttaaataaataaataaataattatcgattttcaaatattgtacgtgtcaaacatagtcatagtcatagccttagcgaggcggccgcggagtccgcttgttaccttttgccttatacattttaggcttaatctcaaattcagattgtgttaatgggcggcattattaggcagttttaataggacaatttgaccggagagattaaattttgtaggacattcctttttttttcggccaatgtccggaaattactatggttatggttactatggcacactatggttaaccgagtattaaccgctaagggcctcggttaacggttaatgaaaaacttgagaacgtgcagccctagtttgtaAACATTGACAACTCTCTGAACCAGTGTTGTTGAGCAGGGGTCACCATGCTCAATCATGGAGGGCCGGTGTTCTGCAGAGTTTACCCCCAACccttatcaaacacacctgaaccagcttatCAAGGTATTACAAGGTACAGTATatgaaacttccaggcaggtgtgttcaGACAAGTTGGATGTATACTCTCCAAGTTTGGTGACTCTTGGTGTTGAGCATTATCAAATTTAGAAGCTGCAATAGGAAGCAAATCATGCAGTGATTGACAGCACTCTGATCCAATGGACAAAAGTTCTCTGATCCAAAAGTCataaaccacaacaacaacatataaaaACGAAATAATCGTTTAAATCGTAGTCATTTGTGGAAAATAAAAATTGTAGAAAAAAATCCAAGCCGTGCAAAAAAATGCAAACCTGTAATAAAG
Above is a window of Carassius auratus strain Wakin chromosome 35, ASM336829v1, whole genome shotgun sequence DNA encoding:
- the LOC113054646 gene encoding olfactory receptor 51E2-like, with product MSSMQSNSSANVTFVRPATFFIKGFSNVPHVKYYYMFLSLVYVVTVLGNSFIMCIMYLARRLHTAKYIAVFHLAFSDLCGSSALIPKVIDTFLFEHQVVSYDACLANMFFVYHFMNLQSLTLLVLAYDRLVAICFPLRYHAIVTKPAMFLIIGVIWSFSVTFFSVLVGLVNRLSFCRSNVIDSHFCDQGLIYKLACNDNSINILMGKISFGLLMCTPLILIIISYFCIALALLKIAHGADRIKAMKTCTSHLMLVAIGYLPLISNNIAALTTSIDPNTRIINNSLRQVIPSMLNPIIYTLKTEEVMQSIKEMYKRNKVYTTQERRIKCICKN